In Streptomyces sp. NBC_00091, the following proteins share a genomic window:
- the guaA gene encoding glutamine-hydrolyzing GMP synthase has translation MPEAPSAAHDSAPDTVLVVDFGAQYAQLIARRVREARVYSEIVPSTMPVAEMLAKNPKAIILSGGPSSVYEEGAPRLDDALGLFQSGVPVFGMCYGFQLMATTLGGTVDNTGAREYGRTQLAVSKPGSTLFEGTPEHQSVWMSHGDACSAAPEGFTVTASTNVVPVAAFENDEKNLYGVQYHPEVMHSTHGQQVLEHFLYRGAGLKPTWTTGNIVEEQIAAIREQVGDKRAICGLSGGVDSAVAAALVQKAIGSQLTCVYVDHGLMRKGETEQVEKDFVAATGVQLKVVDAQERFLTALAGVSDPETKRKIIGREFIRVFEQAQLEILQEDGPAVAFLVQGTLYPDVVESGGGTGTANIKSHHNVGGLPDDIEFELVEPLRQLFKDEVRMVGQELGLPDEIVQRQPFPGPGLGIRIVGEVTKERLDLLREADAIARHELTAAGLDREIWQCPVVLLADVRSVGVQGDGRTYGHPIVLRPVSSEDAMTADWTRMPYEVLARISTRITNEVPDVNRVVLDCTSKPPGTIEWE, from the coding sequence GTGCCAGAAGCACCCTCCGCCGCCCACGACAGCGCCCCGGACACGGTTCTCGTCGTCGACTTCGGCGCCCAGTACGCCCAGCTCATCGCCCGTCGCGTCCGTGAGGCCCGCGTCTACAGCGAGATCGTGCCCAGCACGATGCCCGTGGCCGAGATGCTCGCCAAGAACCCCAAGGCGATCATCCTCTCCGGCGGTCCGTCCTCCGTGTACGAGGAGGGTGCCCCGCGCCTGGACGACGCCCTGGGCCTCTTCCAGTCGGGTGTCCCCGTATTCGGCATGTGCTACGGCTTCCAGCTGATGGCGACCACCCTCGGCGGCACCGTCGACAACACCGGCGCGCGCGAGTACGGCCGTACCCAGCTGGCCGTCTCCAAGCCCGGCTCCACCCTCTTCGAGGGCACCCCGGAGCACCAGTCGGTGTGGATGTCCCACGGCGACGCCTGCTCCGCCGCCCCCGAGGGCTTCACCGTCACCGCGTCGACGAACGTCGTCCCGGTCGCGGCCTTCGAGAACGACGAGAAGAACCTGTACGGCGTGCAGTACCACCCCGAGGTGATGCACTCCACGCACGGCCAGCAGGTGCTGGAGCACTTCCTCTACCGGGGCGCGGGCCTGAAGCCCACCTGGACCACCGGCAACATCGTCGAGGAGCAGATCGCGGCCATCCGCGAGCAGGTCGGCGACAAGCGCGCCATCTGCGGCCTGTCCGGCGGCGTGGACTCCGCGGTCGCCGCGGCACTCGTGCAGAAGGCCATCGGCTCGCAGCTGACCTGCGTCTACGTCGACCACGGCCTGATGCGCAAGGGCGAGACCGAGCAGGTCGAGAAGGACTTCGTCGCGGCCACCGGCGTCCAGCTGAAGGTCGTCGACGCCCAGGAGCGCTTCCTGACCGCGCTGGCCGGCGTCTCCGACCCGGAGACCAAGCGCAAGATCATCGGCCGCGAGTTCATCCGCGTCTTCGAGCAGGCCCAGCTGGAGATCCTCCAGGAGGACGGCCCCGCGGTCGCCTTCCTCGTCCAGGGCACCCTGTACCCGGACGTGGTCGAGTCCGGCGGCGGCACCGGCACCGCCAACATCAAGTCCCACCACAACGTGGGCGGCCTGCCCGACGACATCGAGTTCGAGCTCGTCGAGCCGCTGCGCCAGCTGTTCAAGGACGAGGTCCGGATGGTCGGCCAGGAGCTCGGCCTGCCGGACGAGATCGTCCAGCGCCAGCCCTTCCCGGGCCCGGGCCTGGGCATCCGCATCGTCGGCGAGGTCACCAAGGAGCGCCTGGACCTGCTGCGCGAGGCCGACGCCATCGCCCGCCACGAGCTGACCGCCGCCGGCCTGGACCGGGAGATCTGGCAGTGCCCGGTCGTCCTGCTCGCGGACGTCCGCAGCGTGGGCGTGCAGGGCGACGGCCGCACCTACGGCCACCCGATCGTGCTGCGCCCCGTCTCCTCCGAGGACGCGATGACCGCGGACTGGACGCGCATGCCGTACGAGGTGCTCGCGCGGATCTCCACCCGGATCACCAACGAGGTGCCGGACGTGAACCGCGTGGTCCTGGACTGCACGAGCAAGCCCCCGGGCACCATCGAGTGGGAGTGA
- a CDS encoding succinic semialdehyde dehydrogenase: MTDSQAPAAPLRSAPQPTNPVAPAPAGARTAADVVTPALVTRLTRGVIGSGRTANHTPFTGAKLADLPEATPEDVATAFAKARAAQPAWARVPVRRRAAVLLRFHDLVLARQAEVLDLIQLETGKARLHAHEEVQAVAVAARHYGRKAPSYLRPKGHTGAMPTLTKVTELRQPRGVVGQIAPWNYPLELSVGDALPAFVSGNAVVMKPDTETALTALWARDLLIEAGLPAEVFQVVLGEGPVVGPEVVRHADYVSFTGSTRTGREVAQGAAARLVGVSLELGGKNAMLVLHDADVEKAAAGAVRACFSSAGQLCISIERLYVHASIADAFVERFAARTKAMRLGNSLAYGADMGSLVGERQLETVQRHVDEAVAKGATLVAGGVARPDIGPLFYEPTILDGVEAPMSVCAEETFGPVVSVYRFTDEDEAVAQANATPYGLNSSVWTKDARRGHAVAARLRTGTVNINDGYAPAYGSAQAPMGGMKESGLGRRHGSEGILKYTEAQTVAHQRLIPMAPSLGMDDEQYARFMTSSLKVLKALRLR, from the coding sequence ATGACGGACTCGCAGGCCCCCGCCGCCCCTCTCCGCTCCGCACCGCAGCCCACCAACCCGGTCGCCCCGGCCCCGGCAGGTGCCCGCACCGCCGCCGACGTGGTGACCCCCGCCCTGGTCACCCGGCTCACCCGCGGAGTGATCGGTTCCGGCCGGACCGCCAACCACACCCCCTTCACCGGGGCGAAGCTGGCGGACCTGCCCGAGGCCACCCCCGAGGACGTGGCCACCGCCTTCGCGAAGGCCCGCGCCGCCCAGCCCGCCTGGGCGCGGGTCCCCGTACGCAGGCGCGCCGCCGTGCTGCTGCGCTTCCACGACCTGGTCCTCGCCCGCCAGGCCGAGGTCCTCGACCTCATCCAGCTGGAGACCGGCAAGGCCCGCCTGCACGCCCACGAGGAGGTCCAGGCCGTCGCGGTCGCCGCCCGTCACTACGGCCGCAAGGCACCCTCGTACCTGCGCCCCAAGGGCCACACGGGCGCCATGCCCACCCTCACCAAGGTCACCGAACTGCGCCAGCCCCGCGGGGTCGTCGGCCAGATCGCCCCCTGGAACTACCCCCTCGAACTCTCCGTCGGCGACGCCCTGCCCGCCTTCGTCTCGGGCAACGCCGTCGTCATGAAGCCCGACACGGAGACCGCGCTCACCGCCCTGTGGGCCCGCGACCTGCTCATCGAGGCCGGACTGCCCGCCGAGGTCTTCCAGGTCGTCCTCGGCGAGGGCCCGGTCGTCGGCCCCGAAGTGGTCCGGCACGCCGACTACGTCTCCTTCACCGGCTCCACCCGCACCGGCCGCGAGGTCGCCCAGGGCGCGGCCGCCCGCCTGGTCGGGGTCTCCCTCGAACTCGGCGGCAAGAACGCCATGCTCGTGCTGCACGACGCCGACGTGGAGAAGGCCGCCGCCGGCGCCGTCCGAGCCTGCTTCTCCTCCGCCGGCCAGCTCTGCATCTCCATCGAGCGGCTCTACGTCCACGCCTCCATCGCCGATGCCTTCGTCGAGCGCTTCGCCGCCCGCACCAAGGCCATGCGCCTCGGCAACTCCCTCGCCTACGGCGCCGACATGGGCTCGCTCGTCGGCGAACGGCAGCTGGAGACCGTACAGCGGCACGTGGACGAGGCCGTCGCCAAGGGCGCCACCCTCGTCGCCGGCGGCGTGGCCCGCCCCGACATCGGCCCGCTCTTCTACGAACCCACCATCCTCGACGGGGTCGAGGCCCCCATGTCGGTCTGCGCCGAGGAGACCTTCGGCCCGGTCGTCTCCGTCTACCGGTTCACCGACGAGGACGAGGCCGTCGCCCAGGCCAACGCCACCCCCTACGGCCTCAACTCCAGCGTCTGGACCAAGGACGCCCGTCGCGGGCACGCCGTCGCCGCCCGGCTGCGCACCGGCACCGTCAACATCAACGACGGCTACGCCCCCGCCTACGGCAGCGCCCAGGCCCCCATGGGCGGCATGAAGGAATCCGGCCTCGGCCGCCGGCACGGCTCCGAGGGCATCCTCAAGTACACCGAGGCGCAGACCGTCGCCCACCAGCGGCTGATCCCGATGGCGCCCTCGCTGGGCATGGACGACGAGCAGTACGCCCGCTTCATGACCAGCAGCCTCAAGGTCCTCAAGGCTCTCCGACTGCGCTAA
- a CDS encoding DoxX family protein, producing MTRTDAPSGQRTTPLKEQATRYALLPLRIFLGVTFVYAGVDKLTAAGFLAETGSGSIGELMRGVRDTSAIPALVDLALKAPVGFGVAIAIGELLVGLGVLAGVLTRLAAAGGLLISLSLWLTVSWAVTPYYYGNDLAYLMAWTPLVLAGAPYWSFDSMIRSR from the coding sequence GTGACCCGAACTGACGCCCCATCCGGGCAGCGGACCACCCCGCTCAAAGAGCAGGCCACCCGCTACGCGCTCCTTCCGCTGCGGATCTTCCTCGGCGTGACCTTCGTCTACGCAGGCGTCGACAAACTGACGGCCGCCGGCTTCCTGGCCGAGACCGGCAGCGGCTCGATCGGCGAGCTGATGCGCGGGGTGCGCGACACCTCCGCGATCCCCGCCCTGGTGGACCTGGCCCTCAAGGCCCCCGTCGGCTTCGGCGTCGCCATCGCCATCGGGGAACTCCTCGTCGGGCTGGGCGTGCTCGCCGGGGTGCTGACCCGGCTCGCGGCCGCCGGCGGACTGCTGATCTCGCTCAGCCTGTGGCTCACGGTGTCCTGGGCCGTGACCCCGTACTACTACGGCAACGACCTGGCCTACCTGATGGCCTGGACCCCGCTCGTCCTCGCGGGGGCGCCCTACTGGTCCTTCGACTCGATGATCCGGTCGCGCTGA
- a CDS encoding chorismate mutase: MTTITTTPEQLIAGSRERIDSLDDRIIGLIQERMAVSAVIQEARIGAGGRRVHLSREMEVLSHWSDALGKPGTALAMTLLELCRGRV, from the coding sequence ATGACCACGATCACCACCACCCCCGAGCAGCTGATCGCCGGCTCCCGCGAGCGCATCGACTCCCTCGACGACCGGATCATCGGGCTGATCCAGGAGCGGATGGCCGTCTCGGCCGTCATCCAGGAGGCCCGGATCGGGGCGGGCGGGCGGCGGGTGCACCTCTCGCGCGAGATGGAGGTGCTCTCGCACTGGAGCGATGCCCTCGGCAAGCCCGGCACCGCGCTCGCGATGACCCTGCTGGAGCTGTGCCGGGGCCGCGTCTGA
- a CDS encoding class II aldolase/adducin family protein, which yields MPDQPVPVPVDRLAFEMPPAHTGPAEERAYRKERLAGALRLLGRLGYEDGVSGHVTARDPEFEDCYWVNPFGRAFAGLGPEDLLLVDGEGRVVRGGRRVNQLAFAVHAAVHRARPEVVAVVRTQGPYGRALACLGELLAPVTQEACAFYEDHALLDEYPADGAADPVRIGRALGPYKALILRNQGLLTVGGSVDAAAWWFIAAERAAQVQLIARAAGKPVPVDHRAAVATRERFGGDLAAWVSYQPLWQTVSDGGVNIMNR from the coding sequence ATGCCGGATCAGCCCGTACCCGTGCCGGTGGACCGGCTGGCCTTCGAGATGCCGCCCGCGCACACCGGCCCGGCCGAGGAGCGCGCGTACCGCAAGGAGCGGCTCGCCGGGGCACTGCGGCTGCTGGGGCGGCTCGGGTACGAGGACGGGGTCTCGGGGCACGTCACCGCGCGGGACCCGGAGTTCGAGGACTGCTACTGGGTGAACCCCTTCGGCCGGGCCTTCGCGGGCCTGGGCCCCGAGGACCTGCTGCTGGTCGACGGGGAGGGGCGGGTGGTCCGGGGCGGGCGGCGGGTCAACCAGCTGGCCTTCGCCGTGCACGCGGCCGTGCACCGGGCCCGGCCCGAGGTGGTGGCGGTGGTCCGCACGCAGGGCCCGTACGGCAGGGCCCTGGCCTGCCTCGGCGAGCTGCTGGCGCCCGTCACCCAGGAGGCCTGCGCCTTCTACGAGGACCACGCGCTGCTCGACGAGTACCCGGCGGACGGAGCCGCCGACCCCGTACGGATCGGCCGCGCGCTCGGCCCGTACAAGGCGCTGATCCTGCGCAACCAGGGGCTGCTGACGGTCGGCGGCTCGGTGGACGCGGCGGCCTGGTGGTTCATCGCGGCGGAGCGGGCGGCGCAGGTGCAGCTGATCGCGCGGGCGGCCGGGAAACCGGTGCCCGTCGACCACCGCGCGGCCGTGGCCACGCGCGAGCGGTTCGGCGGAGATCTCGCCGCCTGGGTGAGCTACCAGCCGCTGTGGCAGACCGTCTCGGACGGTGGCGTCAACATCATGAACCGTTAA
- a CDS encoding serine/threonine-protein kinase, translating into MEQQTGVGAVLAGRYRLVEPIGSGGMGKVWRAHDELLHRTVAVKELTAGLYVAQADREVLHARTQKEARAAARIQHPAVVTVHDVLEHDDRPWIVMEYVDGPSLAEAAKAAGRIEPREAARIGLHVLGALRAAHAVGVLHRDVKPGNVLLAKDGRVLLTDFGIAAIEGDSSITRTGELVGSIDYLAPERVTGGAPDPSSDLWSLGATLYTAVEARSPFRRTSPISSLQAVVNDEPPAPRQSGPLGPVITALLRKDPAERPSAAEAERMLLEAMEGREPKAAQAYVPTRAVSAEERAASQGAPAPEPAPAPAPATAPPAQAPAPAGRPRGRLRRAAAVALVAALLGGGAVFGLLKFTGGGEGDGGGDTGKGGGSDKNASAGGPPAGWNKVTDPAGFTLFVPQGWTRQMDGNQIDYTSDNGKHYIRIAADPTPDYVNPYTHVLDLEKQVQKRTDYKRLKLNPNTFRDSTQAALWDFTWTEKGVHAGPRRAIEQMYIAPNNTEYAIYMTGPVADWDTTRQQFDIVLSGWAPAVKGS; encoded by the coding sequence GTGGAACAGCAGACAGGCGTGGGTGCGGTGCTCGCGGGCCGGTACCGGCTCGTGGAGCCCATCGGCAGCGGCGGCATGGGCAAGGTGTGGCGCGCGCATGACGAGCTGCTGCACAGGACGGTCGCGGTCAAGGAACTGACGGCGGGGTTGTACGTGGCCCAGGCCGACCGGGAGGTCCTGCACGCCCGTACGCAGAAGGAGGCGCGGGCCGCGGCCCGGATCCAGCACCCGGCGGTCGTCACCGTCCACGACGTGCTGGAGCACGACGACCGGCCGTGGATCGTCATGGAGTACGTCGACGGCCCCTCCCTCGCGGAGGCCGCCAAGGCCGCCGGCCGGATCGAGCCCCGCGAGGCGGCCCGGATCGGCCTGCACGTGCTGGGCGCGCTGCGCGCCGCGCACGCGGTCGGCGTACTGCACCGGGACGTGAAGCCGGGCAACGTGCTGCTCGCCAAGGACGGCCGGGTGCTGCTCACCGACTTCGGGATCGCCGCGATCGAGGGCGACTCGTCGATCACGCGTACGGGTGAACTCGTGGGCTCCATCGACTACCTGGCCCCGGAGCGGGTCACCGGCGGCGCCCCCGATCCGTCCTCCGACCTGTGGTCGCTGGGCGCCACCCTCTACACGGCCGTCGAGGCCCGTTCGCCCTTCCGGCGGACCTCGCCCATCTCCAGCCTCCAGGCGGTGGTCAACGACGAGCCGCCCGCGCCGCGCCAGTCGGGCCCCCTGGGCCCGGTCATCACCGCGCTGCTGCGCAAGGACCCGGCCGAGCGCCCCTCGGCGGCGGAGGCCGAGCGGATGCTGCTGGAGGCGATGGAGGGCCGAGAGCCGAAGGCGGCTCAGGCGTACGTGCCCACGCGCGCGGTGAGTGCCGAGGAGCGGGCCGCCTCCCAGGGGGCTCCGGCGCCGGAGCCGGCCCCCGCTCCCGCCCCGGCCACCGCCCCGCCCGCCCAGGCACCCGCCCCCGCGGGGCGCCCGCGCGGGCGGCTCAGGCGGGCCGCCGCGGTGGCCCTGGTGGCGGCGCTGCTGGGCGGCGGGGCCGTCTTCGGGCTGCTGAAGTTCACCGGGGGCGGCGAGGGGGACGGGGGCGGGGATACGGGCAAGGGCGGCGGCTCCGACAAGAACGCGAGCGCCGGCGGCCCGCCGGCCGGGTGGAACAAGGTCACGGACCCGGCGGGCTTCACGCTGTTCGTCCCGCAGGGCTGGACGCGCCAGATGGACGGCAACCAGATCGACTACACCTCGGACAACGGCAAGCACTACATCCGGATCGCCGCCGACCCCACCCCGGACTACGTGAACCCGTACACGCACGTGCTCGACCTGGAGAAGCAGGTGCAGAAGCGGACGGACTACAAACGGTTGAAGCTCAACCCGAACACCTTCCGCGACAGCACCCAGGCCGCGCTGTGGGACTTCACGTGGACCGAGAAGGGGGTGCACGCCGGACCGCGCCGGGCCATCGAGCAGATGTACATCGCCCCGAACAACACCGAGTACGCGATCTACATGACGGGCCCCGTCGCCGACTGGGACACGACCCGCCAGCAGTTCGACATCGTGCTCAGCGGCTGGGCGCCGGCCGTGAAGGGGAGCTGA
- a CDS encoding GMC oxidoreductase: MVIGSGFGGSVSALRLTEKGYRVGVLEAGRRFTRESLPRNSWDLRNYLWAPALGLYGIQRIHLLGNVMVLAGAGVGGGSLNYANTLYVPPTAFFEDRQWASITDWQAELAPYYDQAKRMLGVRLNPTLTPSDVHLKAAAEKMGVGDTFHMAPVGVFFGDGQDAAGQPRVRPGQEVADPYFGGAGPSRRACTECGECMTGCRHGAKNTLNENYLHLAERAGAVIHPMTTVTALSEHPDGGHRVRTVPTDHRRKGRARVLRARHVVVAAGTYGTQTLLHTMKDLGELPRISDRLGDLTRTNSEGLVGAQTDDRRYRKRHGGGARADFTRGVAITSSVHPDADTHIEPVRYGKGSNAMGFMTVLQVPYSGHRVRAWFARTARHPVQLLRSLSNRRWSERTIIGLVMQSLDNSLTTYRRPGGVGKGLLTARQGHGAPNPVQIEEATRAATLLAEEINGFPGSNIGELMGTPLTAHFLGGCPIGATAEEGVVDPYHRLYGHPGISVVDGSAVSANLGVNPSLTITAQAERAMSYWPNKGEADRRPAQGRSYERLEAVEPNLPAVPKEAFGALRLPFLAVPEVPPRQPEPEH, from the coding sequence ATCGTCATCGGATCCGGATTCGGGGGGTCTGTCTCGGCACTGCGCCTCACCGAGAAGGGCTACCGGGTCGGCGTCCTGGAGGCAGGACGCCGCTTCACCCGCGAGAGCCTGCCCCGTAACAGCTGGGACCTGCGCAACTACCTGTGGGCGCCCGCCCTCGGGCTGTACGGCATCCAGCGCATCCACCTGCTCGGCAACGTGATGGTGCTCGCCGGCGCCGGGGTCGGCGGCGGCTCGCTCAACTACGCCAACACCCTGTACGTGCCGCCCACCGCCTTCTTCGAGGACCGGCAGTGGGCTTCCATCACCGACTGGCAGGCGGAACTCGCCCCGTACTACGACCAGGCGAAGCGGATGCTCGGCGTACGGCTCAACCCGACGCTCACCCCCTCCGACGTCCACCTCAAGGCCGCCGCCGAGAAGATGGGCGTCGGCGACACATTCCACATGGCGCCGGTCGGCGTCTTCTTCGGCGACGGCCAGGACGCCGCGGGACAGCCCCGGGTCCGCCCCGGCCAGGAGGTCGCCGACCCGTACTTCGGCGGCGCCGGGCCCTCCCGCAGGGCCTGCACCGAGTGCGGCGAGTGCATGACGGGCTGCCGGCACGGCGCGAAGAACACCCTCAACGAGAACTACCTGCACCTGGCCGAACGGGCCGGCGCCGTCATCCACCCCATGACCACCGTCACCGCGCTCTCCGAGCACCCCGACGGCGGCCACCGGGTCCGCACCGTCCCCACCGACCACCGCCGCAAGGGCCGCGCCAGGGTGCTGCGCGCCCGCCACGTGGTGGTCGCGGCGGGTACGTACGGCACCCAGACCCTGCTGCACACCATGAAGGACCTCGGCGAACTGCCCCGGATCTCGGACCGGCTCGGCGACCTGACCCGGACCAACTCCGAGGGCCTGGTCGGCGCCCAGACCGACGACCGCCGCTACCGCAAGCGGCACGGCGGCGGCGCCCGGGCGGACTTCACCCGGGGCGTGGCCATCACCTCGTCCGTGCACCCCGACGCCGACACCCACATCGAGCCCGTCCGCTACGGCAAGGGCTCCAACGCCATGGGGTTCATGACCGTCCTCCAGGTGCCCTACAGCGGGCACCGGGTACGGGCCTGGTTCGCCCGCACCGCCAGGCACCCGGTGCAGCTGCTGCGCTCCCTGTCGAACCGGCGCTGGTCGGAGCGGACCATCATCGGGCTGGTCATGCAGTCCCTGGACAACTCCCTGACCACCTACCGCAGGCCCGGCGGCGTCGGCAAGGGCCTGCTGACCGCCCGTCAGGGCCACGGCGCCCCCAATCCGGTGCAGATCGAGGAGGCCACCCGGGCCGCGACCCTGCTGGCCGAGGAGATCAACGGCTTCCCCGGCAGCAACATCGGGGAGCTGATGGGCACCCCGCTGACCGCCCACTTCCTCGGCGGCTGCCCGATCGGCGCCACCGCCGAGGAGGGCGTGGTGGACCCGTACCACCGGCTGTACGGACACCCGGGCATCTCGGTGGTCGACGGTTCGGCGGTCTCCGCCAACCTCGGGGTCAACCCGTCCCTGACCATCACGGCACAGGCCGAGCGGGCGATGTCGTACTGGCCGAACAAGGGCGAGGCGGACCGGCGGCCCGCGCAGGGCCGGTCGTACGAGCGTCTCGAGGCGGTGGAGCCGAACCTCCCGGCCGTCCCCAAGGAGGCGTTCGGCGCGCTGCGGCTGCCGTTCCTCGCGGTTCCCGAAGTTCCGCCGAGGCAACCGGAACCGGAGCACTGA
- a CDS encoding PspC domain-containing protein, which produces MTDVHDAPPGDPGAPSPAERPPLRRSKRDKVLAGVCGGLGRYFDLDPVVFRIVLGVLAVTGGVGLIFYGFAWLLLPQEGEEDSEGKRLLTGRVEGATLAAVFSALVGCALFLSMLDNGVMGAFSVLVILALGGASYWSRRHRGAAPPEAEAPAAHRPAPPETQAPPVPGSPSWWRDPLVKDGTTGPVGSTGYLWGPDDSADDGALGDALAGSGARPGGAPARPRGSAPAQQGGGIGGRVFLLALLAGAVGTAAVWEGSTLGHALQVGFACALAVFGLGLAVSSVKGRTGFGTVLLGLLTAGLLAVSVALPREIGTDWHNVHWRPAAVADVRPVYESGTGLATLDLSRLDVPKGATVPVRASIEAGRLKVVLPREVTAKADVSIHLGDIQLPGDDGRAVRIKSGGETRQETLPPAAGTEAGGTIELRLDAGVGQVEVARAAS; this is translated from the coding sequence ATGACCGACGTACACGACGCCCCGCCGGGGGATCCGGGGGCGCCCTCCCCCGCCGAGCGGCCACCCCTGCGCCGCAGCAAGCGCGACAAGGTCCTCGCGGGCGTGTGCGGCGGCCTCGGCCGGTACTTCGACCTGGATCCGGTGGTGTTCCGGATCGTGCTCGGGGTGCTCGCCGTCACGGGCGGCGTCGGTCTGATCTTCTACGGGTTCGCGTGGCTGCTGCTCCCCCAGGAGGGCGAGGAGGACAGCGAGGGCAAGAGGCTGCTGACCGGCCGGGTGGAGGGTGCCACCCTGGCCGCCGTGTTCAGTGCCCTGGTGGGCTGCGCGCTGTTCCTGTCGATGCTGGACAACGGGGTGATGGGGGCCTTCTCGGTCCTGGTCATCCTGGCGCTCGGCGGCGCCTCCTACTGGTCCCGGCGCCACCGCGGCGCCGCCCCGCCCGAGGCGGAGGCCCCCGCCGCGCACCGCCCGGCGCCGCCCGAGACCCAGGCGCCGCCGGTGCCCGGCAGCCCGTCCTGGTGGCGGGACCCGCTGGTGAAGGACGGCACCACCGGCCCGGTCGGCTCCACCGGCTACCTGTGGGGCCCCGACGACAGCGCCGACGACGGCGCCCTCGGCGACGCCCTCGCCGGCTCCGGGGCCCGCCCGGGCGGCGCCCCGGCGAGGCCCCGCGGCAGCGCGCCCGCGCAGCAGGGCGGGGGCATCGGCGGCCGGGTGTTCCTGCTGGCCCTGCTGGCCGGAGCGGTGGGCACGGCCGCGGTGTGGGAGGGCAGCACGCTCGGGCACGCCCTCCAGGTGGGGTTCGCCTGCGCACTCGCCGTCTTCGGGCTGGGTCTGGCGGTCAGCTCCGTCAAGGGCCGCACCGGCTTCGGCACGGTCCTGCTGGGCCTGCTCACCGCCGGACTGCTCGCGGTGTCGGTCGCCCTGCCGCGCGAGATCGGCACCGACTGGCACAACGTCCACTGGCGTCCGGCGGCAGTGGCCGACGTACGGCCCGTGTACGAGTCGGGGACGGGGCTGGCCACCTTGGACCTGAGCCGCCTGGACGTGCCGAAGGGTGCCACCGTGCCCGTCCGCGCCTCCATCGAGGCGGGCCGGCTGAAGGTGGTCCTCCCCCGGGAGGTCACCGCGAAGGCCGACGTCTCGATCCACCTCGGCGACATCCAGCTGCCCGGGGACGACGGCCGCGCCGTCCGGATCAAGAGCGGCGGAGAGACCCGGCAGGAGACCCTGCCCCCCGCCGCCGGCACCGAAGCCGGCGGGACGATCGAGCTGCGCCTGGACGCGGGTGTGGGACAGGTGGAGGTGGCCCGTGCGGCGTCATGA